The following is a genomic window from Brevibacterium limosum.
CGCTCGACCGCCGAGTTCGCCGCGAGGCTGCGATGATTGGCGACCTTGAGACGCGCACCGAGGCGGTGCCCGCGATGCTCCCTCAGCACCAAGGTTCCGCCCTGCCACCCCACGGTCGGCCTGTCGGTCGAGTGCCCGACCTGCGTGTATCCTGCCGGCTCCCCGCCGAGGAGGGCGAGTGCCGTGGCCATGGATTCGCCCTTCGCCTTCTTCTCTGCGTCGAGGGCCCTCACGCGCTCTCCGTCCCAGCTCTCCTCTCCCCCGAACTTCGCCGCTCCCGGCACGTCGGTGCTCAGCCGACGCTTGAGCAGAGCGATGTGCTCCTGCCGATGTTCCGGGACCGGCCCTCGCCATGTCTCGATGACGTAGTCGTCGGCGTCTGTGCCGAGGTCGAGTTCGGCCGCGGCTGCGGTCGGAGCGACCGAGCACCGTTCGATCTGAGCGAGCTCGTAGCCGCGGCTGCTGAGGAAAGTCACCTCGGGCAGAGCGACCGGCAGCGACCCCGCACCGGTCTCTGCGGCCAGATGGGCACCGCGCAGATCGGCATTCCTGACAGACTGCGGAATCTCACAGTAGCTCGACAGCGCTGTCCGGCCCTCTGCCCGCAGATCGTTCTCCATGACCGTCAGCATTGCGGCACCCAGTCCGCGACGGCGGTGGTCCGGGTGCACGCCGATCCAGACCTCCGCGGTGTCGGTGTTGCTGTCCAGGCGGAGTTCGGCCACACCTTTGGCCACGACCGCCCCGTCGATGCGGCCGAGCCAGATCACAGATGTCCGGTACTCGCTCGTGCTGGTCAGTGAGTGACGCACCTCGTCGGGAATCGGATCGAAGTCCTCCCCCAGCCCTGCTGCCCGATTGATCTCGAGGTCGAAGGCGAGGATCTCAGGCAGAATCGCATCGATATCGGCAGGAGCCTGCGTGCCCGCGCGGATCCGCGTGATCTCCATCCGGGTTCTCCACGCCTTCCCTCACTCGACGGCATCGCCGGGCGGACCGCAGACGGACCGTCGTGCGCTTCGTCGCGCGACAGGCGATGCCAGACATTCTAGACTGCGGGCATGACACGAGTGAATGTTCTCAGCTTCGATCCTGCCGCGGTCAACTGCGGAATCATCGTCGGCACCGATCAAATCCTGCTCGTCGATGCAGGGCCCGGCCCCGCGGCCGCCGCACATCTGGTGGAGCGGGCGGGCCGCCTCGGCGAGGAGATCGGCGAAGGTCAACGGCGCGCAATCGGCCTCGCGATCACCCATGATCATTGGGATCATTTCTTCGGTGCCGCCGCGGCCGTGTCCGCCGGCGTCACCGCCGTGTACGCGTCGTCGTCATTCGCCGCCGATCAGGAGGCCACGGCCTGGATCGCTCTCGACGGGGTCGCGGGCGGCGACTTCCCGGATGACTACCGGGTGAGTCTCCCCGACGATCCCGGCGGCCTCATCGTCGAGGTCTCGCCTGTCGATCCGTCGCCCGGTGATGTGTGGCACCTCGACCTCGGCGACTGCCCGGTCGAATTCCATGTCCTCGGCGGGCATTCGACGGCCGACCTCGTCGTCCGGCTGCCCGAGCTCGGCATCGTCTTCACCGGCGACCTCGTCGAGGAGGCCGCTCCCCCGCAGGCCGGTGCCGACGCCGCCCTGAGCGAATGG
Proteins encoded in this region:
- a CDS encoding GNAT family N-acetyltransferase, with translation MEITRIRAGTQAPADIDAILPEILAFDLEINRAAGLGEDFDPIPDEVRHSLTSTSEYRTSVIWLGRIDGAVVAKGVAELRLDSNTDTAEVWIGVHPDHRRRGLGAAMLTVMENDLRAEGRTALSSYCEIPQSVRNADLRGAHLAAETGAGSLPVALPEVTFLSSRGYELAQIERCSVAPTAAAAELDLGTDADDYVIETWRGPVPEHRQEHIALLKRRLSTDVPGAAKFGGEESWDGERVRALDAEKKAKGESMATALALLGGEPAGYTQVGHSTDRPTVGWQGGTLVLREHRGHRLGARLKVANHRSLAANSAVERIYTWNAVENRWMLAINDQAGFATWAWVGLWTKSLR
- a CDS encoding MBL fold metallo-hydrolase, with protein sequence MTRVNVLSFDPAAVNCGIIVGTDQILLVDAGPGPAAAAHLVERAGRLGEEIGEGQRRAIGLAITHDHWDHFFGAAAAVSAGVTAVYASSSFAADQEATAWIALDGVAGGDFPDDYRVSLPDDPGGLIVEVSPVDPSPGDVWHLDLGDCPVEFHVLGGHSTADLVVRLPELGIVFTGDLVEEAAPPQAGADAALSEWASSLRTLVSFPEAKTFVPGHGIHVDRDFLTRQLADIEGLMVDQGDAEVALPARSMPGEHDRAIPREVRLV